From Pelosinus fermentans DSM 17108, the proteins below share one genomic window:
- a CDS encoding ECF transporter S component: MISANTRYITKIGILSAIAVILMFFEVPLPMMPSFLKLDASELPAIIGGFVLGPMAGVIIELIKNVLHAANTQTMGIGEIANFLVGVAFILPASYLYRRYKSFKGAVLSLFIGTFSMMFSASLLNYFILLPLYQAVLHFPLEQIINLGTIANPRIVDLKSFIALGIAPFNMIKGIAMSLLTLMIYKKLYPVLCER, encoded by the coding sequence ATGATTTCTGCCAATACGCGATATATTACTAAAATTGGAATTTTATCAGCAATTGCTGTAATCTTGATGTTTTTTGAAGTGCCATTGCCGATGATGCCTAGTTTCTTAAAATTAGATGCCAGTGAATTGCCTGCGATTATTGGAGGCTTTGTGCTTGGACCTATGGCAGGGGTTATTATTGAATTAATTAAAAACGTATTACATGCTGCAAATACCCAGACAATGGGAATTGGGGAGATTGCTAATTTCTTGGTGGGAGTGGCTTTTATTCTGCCAGCGAGCTATTTATATCGGCGCTATAAGAGTTTTAAAGGAGCTGTGCTTTCTCTCTTTATTGGAACCTTCTCTATGATGTTTTCGGCGTCTTTGCTGAATTATTTTATTCTGCTGCCATTATATCAAGCTGTGCTGCATTTTCCCTTAGAGCAGATTATTAATTTAGGAACAATCGCAAATCCCCGGATTGTTGATTTAAAATCCTTCATTGCCCTGGGGATTGCACCTTTTAATATGATAAAAGGAATTGCCATGTCCCTTCTTACATTGATGATTTACAAGAAGCTTTACCCTGTATTATGCGAGAGGTAA
- the panD gene encoding aspartate 1-decarboxylase — protein sequence MFITCLKAKLHCATVTEANLNYMGSITIDESLLAASGILPNEKVQIVNNNNGNRFETYVIVGEKDSGVICLNGAAARLVQPDDKVIIISYAMMTEEEARNFTPTVVMVGENNKVKEIRGREIHGQLAD from the coding sequence ATGTTTATTACATGTTTAAAAGCTAAGCTTCATTGTGCCACGGTGACGGAGGCTAATCTTAATTATATGGGAAGTATCACCATTGATGAAAGCTTACTGGCAGCTTCAGGAATCCTGCCTAATGAAAAAGTGCAAATTGTAAATAATAACAATGGTAATCGGTTTGAAACCTATGTAATAGTCGGCGAGAAAGATTCAGGAGTCATTTGTTTGAATGGGGCAGCAGCCCGTTTAGTACAGCCTGATGACAAAGTCATTATTATCTCCTATGCCATGATGACGGAAGAGGAAGCAAGGAACTTTACCCCTACTGTAGTGATGGTGGGTGAAAATAATAAAGTTAAGGAAATCCGCGGCAGGGAAATCCATGGACAGCTTGCTGACTAA
- the panC gene encoding pantoate--beta-alanine ligase, with the protein MRIIETIEEMKIFVKQVKARGLSIGLVPTMGSLHEGHLTLMRQAKEQSDIVVVSIFVNPTQFGPNEDYTKYPRDLTGDSVQAGTAGVDVIFHPQAQEMYPKGYSSFIEIDGITQKLCGLSRPGHFRGVATVVTKLFNVIQPDIAFFGQKDAQQVLVLQRMASDLNMNIVIEIVPIVREKDGLAMSSRNAFLSVEERRAALVLSSSLQLAKQLVTSGEINVEAIRQQVIASIQLEELAQIDYVEIHSYPLLETIDQIIGKTLLALAVRIGNTRLIDNIILEG; encoded by the coding sequence ATGAGAATTATCGAAACCATCGAGGAAATGAAGATTTTTGTTAAGCAGGTAAAAGCCAGAGGCTTATCAATTGGCTTAGTACCCACCATGGGTTCCTTGCATGAAGGACACCTTACGTTGATGCGTCAAGCCAAGGAACAAAGCGATATCGTTGTAGTGAGTATTTTTGTGAATCCTACTCAATTTGGTCCTAATGAAGATTATACAAAATATCCAAGAGACTTAACGGGCGATAGTGTACAAGCAGGTACTGCGGGTGTAGATGTTATCTTTCATCCTCAAGCACAGGAGATGTATCCTAAGGGATATAGCAGTTTTATAGAAATTGATGGTATTACGCAAAAACTATGCGGTTTGTCTCGTCCGGGTCATTTTCGTGGAGTCGCTACTGTTGTGACTAAATTGTTTAATGTCATTCAGCCTGACATAGCCTTCTTTGGTCAGAAGGATGCTCAGCAGGTATTAGTGCTTCAGCGCATGGCTTCTGATCTAAATATGAATATAGTTATTGAGATTGTACCTATTGTGCGGGAAAAAGATGGACTTGCCATGAGTTCTCGTAATGCTTTCTTATCTGTTGAAGAACGAAGAGCGGCATTAGTGCTGTCTTCTAGCTTGCAGCTGGCCAAACAGCTTGTTACCAGTGGTGAGATAAACGTAGAAGCCATCAGGCAGCAGGTGATAGCAAGTATCCAGTTGGAAGAACTAGCGCAAATTGATTATGTAGAAATACACAGCTATCCGTTATTAGAGACTATAGACCAGATTATCGGTAAAACTCTTCTAGCCTTAGCTGTACGCATTGGGAATACTCGTTTAATTGATAATATCATTTTGGAGGGATAA
- a CDS encoding YhcH/YjgK/YiaL family protein — MIYGQLKNFEQEKAALSPALQRGLQYLINTDLSSLPVGRHDIEGDAIFASVSEYETEPKEKRKPEAHQKYIDIQYVVSGEEMIGCSLLSSEYGVLQDELELKDLIFYQGVQQEVELLLKPGLYAVLFPNDVHRPNCTLHSVAKVKKVVLKIALSAL; from the coding sequence ATGATTTATGGACAGTTAAAGAATTTTGAACAAGAGAAGGCTGCTTTGTCTCCTGCCTTGCAAAGAGGTTTGCAGTATTTAATCAATACCGATTTGTCTAGTTTGCCAGTTGGTAGGCATGATATTGAAGGGGATGCGATATTTGCCTCCGTTTCCGAATATGAAACGGAACCCAAAGAGAAAAGAAAACCGGAGGCTCATCAGAAGTATATTGATATACAGTATGTAGTTTCAGGGGAAGAAATGATTGGGTGTAGTCTGCTATCTTCAGAGTATGGAGTCCTTCAGGATGAACTGGAGCTAAAAGATTTGATTTTTTATCAAGGAGTACAGCAAGAGGTAGAACTGCTGCTAAAACCCGGGTTATATGCCGTGCTTTTCCCTAATGATGTTCATCGTCCTAATTGTACGCTGCATTCGGTAGCCAAAGTTAAAAAGGTAGTGCTGAAAATAGCCCTTTCTGCACTATAA
- the panB gene encoding 3-methyl-2-oxobutanoate hydroxymethyltransferase, protein MSTNEKITTTVIQQRKIEGKAITMLTAYDFSTAKFLDDAQIDMLLVGDSLGNVILGYDSTLPVTMEDMIHHGKAVCRGAKKAMVVVDMPFMSYQVSAEQAVANAGRIMKETGAQAVKLEGGSEIAEAVKKIVTAGIPVVGHLGLTPQSVHSLGGFKVQGKEEIGAQKLLNDAKILEENGAFAVVLECVPALLAQKVTQQLNIPTIGIGAGVHCDGQVLVINDLLGLYPGFTPKFVKQYAVLHAAIAQAVADYKKEVTEKKFPAAEHSFKISDGILEKLY, encoded by the coding sequence ATGAGTACCAATGAAAAGATTACAACGACAGTGATTCAGCAGCGAAAAATAGAGGGAAAAGCCATTACCATGCTAACAGCTTATGATTTTTCTACGGCAAAGTTTCTTGATGATGCCCAGATCGACATGCTATTAGTAGGTGATTCTTTAGGAAATGTGATATTAGGATATGATTCGACTTTGCCTGTCACGATGGAGGATATGATTCATCATGGGAAAGCAGTATGCCGGGGGGCAAAAAAAGCAATGGTAGTTGTAGATATGCCCTTTATGTCTTATCAGGTGTCCGCAGAGCAGGCAGTAGCTAACGCAGGAAGGATTATGAAAGAAACAGGGGCCCAAGCTGTTAAACTAGAAGGCGGCAGCGAAATTGCTGAGGCAGTAAAAAAAATAGTCACTGCTGGAATTCCTGTAGTGGGGCATTTGGGTCTAACGCCTCAGTCAGTTCATAGTCTGGGCGGCTTTAAAGTACAGGGAAAAGAGGAAATAGGGGCGCAAAAATTGCTTAATGACGCCAAGATTTTAGAAGAAAACGGGGCTTTTGCTGTTGTCCTAGAGTGCGTACCAGCCTTACTGGCACAAAAAGTAACGCAGCAGCTCAATATACCAACCATTGGCATCGGCGCAGGGGTGCACTGTGATGGTCAGGTATTGGTTATCAATGATCTGCTTGGTTTGTATCCTGGGTTTACTCCCAAATTTGTAAAACAATATGCTGTTTTGCATGCAGCAATAGCGCAAGCAGTAGCCGACTATAAAAAAGAAGTAACAGAAAAAAAATTTCCCGCGGCGGAGCATAGTTTTAAAATATCGGATGGAATTTTAGAAAAATTATACTAG
- the speD gene encoding adenosylmethionine decarboxylase: MEIKSIKKLKLYGFNNLTKTLSFNMYDICYAKSPEHRQAYIEYIDEEYNAERLTNILTEVAYMIGANILNIAKQDYDPQGSSVTMLISEGKMAVEAPELIDLQEIKSDAVVAHLDKSHITVHTYPESHPDKGISTFRADIDVSTCGEISPLKALNYLINSFSSDIAIIDYRVRGFTRDVTGKKFYIDHKINSIQNYIAHDTRELYQMLDVNIYQENIFHTKMILKEFDLDNYLFGTAKGELLPGEKKKIKQRLKKEMSEIFAGRNIPKVK; encoded by the coding sequence ATGGAAATAAAGTCAATTAAAAAATTAAAATTGTATGGTTTTAACAACCTGACCAAGACACTTAGTTTCAACATGTATGATATATGTTATGCAAAAAGTCCGGAACATCGTCAAGCCTACATTGAATACATTGATGAAGAATACAATGCGGAGCGTCTTACCAATATTTTAACAGAAGTCGCTTATATGATTGGTGCGAACATCTTAAATATTGCAAAGCAGGACTATGATCCTCAGGGTTCCAGTGTAACCATGTTAATTTCAGAAGGAAAAATGGCAGTTGAGGCACCAGAGCTGATCGATCTGCAGGAAATTAAGTCTGATGCTGTGGTAGCCCATTTAGATAAAAGTCATATCACCGTACACACCTATCCGGAAAGTCACCCTGATAAGGGTATTAGTACGTTTCGTGCTGATATTGATGTTTCTACCTGTGGAGAGATTTCACCACTAAAAGCACTGAATTATCTTATTAACAGCTTTAGTTCTGATATTGCAATTATCGATTATCGAGTACGGGGATTTACCCGTGATGTTACAGGGAAGAAGTTTTATATTGACCATAAAATTAATTCGATTCAAAATTACATTGCTCATGATACTCGTGAGTTATATCAGATGCTTGATGTGAATATCTATCAGGAAAATATTTTCCATACCAAAATGATTTTAAAAGAATTTGATTTGGATAATTATTTATTTGGTACAGCCAAAGGTGAACTTTTGCCAGGTGAGAAGAAAAAAATCAAACAGCGCTTGAAAAAAGAAATGTCAGAAATCTTTGCTGGCCGTAATATTCCTAAAGTGAAGTGA
- a CDS encoding Rossmann-like and DUF2520 domain-containing protein — MKKQKPKIGIVGAGKVGSVLARGLSDRGYHLSGIASNSLESASQLARELGVGTRVRAADFIQDAEILFITTPDRCIGEVTAQVARENGFKRGQMVLHTSGCLTAEVLLPAKKQGAWIGCMHPLQSFANKEHTSERLAGIYFALSGQAEVIQQAEKIVNDLGGTSFQILDTDKSLYHGAACIVSNYTVSLMHWASRLYGKFGLSSDEALTALVPLLEGTLQNIKEMGVVQGLTGPISRGDDITVKTHLEAFENEVDKSLYSELGMYTLGIALEKGTVNQEQAASIEEILRIDNRGKSS; from the coding sequence ATGAAAAAACAAAAGCCGAAAATAGGTATTGTTGGAGCCGGGAAAGTGGGGAGTGTGCTGGCACGAGGATTATCTGATAGAGGGTATCATTTATCTGGAATTGCTAGTAATAGTCTAGAATCAGCAAGTCAGCTGGCTAGGGAATTGGGAGTAGGTACGAGAGTAAGAGCGGCCGATTTTATACAAGATGCTGAGATCCTATTCATTACAACACCTGATCGTTGCATTGGAGAAGTGACAGCACAAGTAGCCAGAGAGAATGGTTTCAAAAGAGGGCAAATGGTGCTTCACACTTCAGGATGTCTTACCGCGGAAGTACTCTTGCCGGCAAAAAAGCAAGGAGCATGGATTGGCTGTATGCATCCGCTGCAATCCTTTGCCAATAAAGAACATACTAGTGAAAGGTTAGCGGGCATATATTTTGCCTTAAGCGGACAGGCAGAGGTAATACAGCAAGCCGAAAAAATTGTGAATGATTTAGGAGGAACCAGTTTTCAGATTTTAGATACAGATAAGTCCCTTTACCATGGGGCTGCCTGCATTGTATCGAACTACACGGTTTCCTTGATGCACTGGGCAAGTCGGCTGTATGGAAAATTTGGCTTATCTTCGGATGAAGCGTTAACTGCTTTAGTGCCGCTGCTGGAAGGAACCCTGCAGAATATAAAGGAAATGGGAGTGGTTCAGGGTCTGACGGGTCCAATTAGTCGTGGAGATGATATTACGGTAAAGACACACTTGGAGGCATTTGAAAACGAAGTAGATAAGAGCTTATATAGTGAACTTGGGATGTATACTCTGGGGATTGCCTTAGAGAAAGGTACAGTTAACCAGGAACAAGCTGCAAGCATAGAAGAAATATTAAGAATTGATAACAGGGGGAAATCATCATGA
- a CDS encoding DUF4870 domain-containing protein yields MNEITGEQKLLAILAHISYFLGGLGFIIAPLVIFLLKKDDAFVYHHAKQALVAHLSILTASFIVSSLCILIIGVFLLPIVGILWLILLATSIIAASKAFYGETYQYPFIQKLIHKL; encoded by the coding sequence ATGAATGAGATAACAGGAGAACAAAAACTCTTAGCTATTTTAGCCCATATATCCTATTTCCTAGGGGGATTGGGCTTTATTATTGCACCATTAGTCATCTTCTTATTAAAAAAAGACGACGCTTTCGTCTATCATCATGCAAAACAGGCTCTCGTTGCCCATTTGAGTATACTGACTGCGTCCTTCATTGTCAGTTCTTTATGTATATTAATAATTGGTGTTTTTCTGCTTCCTATCGTAGGTATTTTGTGGCTGATTCTGCTCGCAACATCGATTATTGCAGCAAGTAAAGCCTTTTATGGTGAAACCTATCAATACCCTTTTATCCAAAAACTGATTCATAAACTTTAG
- a CDS encoding YitT family protein, translated as MRYKIYQYLSVGIGCLVSAVAINSFLVPHHLLSGGVSGLAIIFYYLAGWPIGLQIFVMNLPLFYAAYRLIGKEYFLKTIYGAVLFSFFVDATGYLSNFMVVDDPILSAITGGIVTGIGSGLIFKANGSGGGLDVVSSILKKYYSINVGIASFSVNCVIMVIAAILFGIKLAILTLISMFIAANITDNVVEGFNRKKTLYIISYKTDEIIKAILKEVGRGATILHGEGAFTRQEKQIIFVVVSLTQIGQIKILIQDVDPNAFMIVQDAVEVLGRGFTLPGMKQL; from the coding sequence ATGCGTTATAAAATCTATCAATATCTTTCTGTTGGCATTGGCTGCCTGGTAAGTGCTGTCGCGATCAATAGTTTTCTCGTACCTCACCACTTGTTAAGCGGCGGTGTAAGCGGGTTAGCCATTATCTTTTATTATCTTGCTGGCTGGCCTATTGGTCTTCAAATCTTTGTAATGAATCTCCCTCTCTTCTATGCTGCATATCGGCTTATTGGAAAAGAATATTTTTTAAAGACCATTTATGGAGCAGTACTTTTTTCCTTTTTCGTAGATGCAACGGGCTACTTGTCAAATTTTATGGTCGTGGATGATCCGATTCTCTCTGCCATTACTGGCGGAATTGTAACAGGTATTGGCTCAGGTCTTATCTTTAAGGCCAATGGCAGCGGCGGCGGGCTTGATGTCGTTTCAAGCATCCTCAAAAAGTACTATTCTATTAATGTAGGTATTGCTTCTTTTTCGGTTAACTGTGTGATTATGGTGATTGCTGCCATTCTTTTCGGCATTAAACTTGCCATACTAACTCTTATCTCCATGTTCATTGCAGCTAATATTACGGATAATGTGGTGGAAGGATTTAACCGTAAGAAAACCTTGTACATCATCTCTTATAAAACCGATGAGATTATTAAAGCCATTTTAAAAGAGGTAGGGCGAGGTGCAACAATCCTTCATGGAGAAGGCGCCTTTACCCGCCAAGAAAAACAAATAATTTTTGTAGTCGTAAGCCTGACCCAAATTGGTCAGATTAAAATTCTCATCCAAGATGTAGATCCCAACGCCTTTATGATCGTTCAAGATGCTGTAGAAGTTCTAGGGAGAGGCTTCACACTGCCTGGAATGAAACAGCTATAA